One segment of Bacillus alkalisoli DNA contains the following:
- a CDS encoding DMT family transporter, with the protein MEWMYLIIAGLFEMFAVVMINKLHHDRKVSSFFLLVGGFGLSFLFLALAMETLPMSTAYAVWTGIGAAGGAILGMIFYKESKDWMRIFFISLVIGATIGLKLFS; encoded by the coding sequence ATGGAGTGGATGTACTTAATAATTGCTGGGCTATTTGAAATGTTTGCAGTAGTCATGATTAACAAATTGCACCACGATCGTAAGGTGTCTTCTTTTTTCCTTTTAGTAGGGGGATTTGGACTTAGCTTCTTATTTTTAGCACTAGCAATGGAGACTTTACCAATGAGCACGGCCTATGCTGTTTGGACTGGCATCGGGGCTGCAGGTGGAGCTATTTTAGGAATGATATTTTACAAAGAGTCGAAAGATTGGATGCGAATTTTCTTTATTAGTCTAGTAATTGGTGCTACGATTGGGTTGAAATTATTTTCGTAG
- a CDS encoding DMT family transporter, with protein MTKHWIKVFIAAFFEVIWVTGLKYATTPTTWLITIIAIIISFYLMIMAGKFLPVGTVYAVFVGLGTAGTVFIEIIFFHEPLNPTKLLFIGLLLLGVMGLKVVTKPQPKGEEA; from the coding sequence ATGACCAAACACTGGATAAAAGTATTCATCGCGGCATTTTTCGAAGTAATTTGGGTCACTGGATTAAAATATGCCACAACTCCAACAACATGGCTAATAACCATCATCGCAATTATAATAAGTTTTTATTTAATGATTATGGCCGGAAAGTTTTTGCCTGTTGGTACGGTTTACGCTGTTTTCGTCGGGCTAGGCACAGCTGGCACCGTTTTTATAGAAATAATCTTTTTCCATGAACCATTGAATCCAACCAAGTTATTGTTTATAGGATTATTACTGCTCGGTGTAATGGGACTAAAAGTTGTGACAAAACCACAGCCGAAAGGAGAAGAAGCTTAA
- a CDS encoding MBL fold metallo-hydrolase: MHNKLLLSILSILVFFFASGCGIETTTINHQEVSQEDDSPTEIQTSNESSAEDEKEDISTNISDGSLENLSVHYIDVGQADSILFNYSYEGEDFRILYDTGNWNRNDVVQYLDIQKIEHIDIIIISHPHADHIGQLDKILDSGISVSEVWMSGDISTSQTFERAMDAVERSGADYHEPRAGEVYDIGPLVLEIINPEKLTGDVHEGSVSMRVQYGEVSFLFTGDAERQTEEAMLKRGHHLDADILKLGHHGSNTSTTSAFLQAVNPKVAIYSAGVGNNYGHPHDEVLTRVMDAGVDLYGTDIHGTIVITTNGDTFDVQTKMDGTISPTSSGETASKPEVKKEDPETATPSDCININTASFDSLQEIKHIGPARAEELISKRPFQSIDSLSSISGIGAGRLADIKNQNLACVR, from the coding sequence ATGCATAATAAACTATTACTTTCTATTCTTAGTATACTAGTTTTTTTCTTTGCTAGTGGATGTGGAATAGAAACTACAACAATAAACCATCAAGAAGTTTCACAAGAAGACGACTCTCCTACTGAAATTCAGACATCTAATGAAAGTTCAGCTGAAGACGAGAAAGAAGACATTTCAACAAATATAAGTGACGGATCTTTAGAAAATTTATCTGTCCATTACATCGATGTCGGACAAGCAGATTCCATTCTTTTCAACTATTCGTATGAAGGCGAAGATTTTCGTATTCTTTATGACACTGGAAACTGGAATCGAAATGATGTAGTTCAGTACTTGGATATCCAAAAAATTGAACACATAGATATTATCATTATTAGTCACCCTCACGCCGATCATATCGGACAATTGGATAAAATTTTGGACAGTGGCATTTCGGTTTCGGAAGTGTGGATGTCTGGAGATATCTCAACTTCCCAAACGTTTGAGCGTGCCATGGATGCGGTGGAAAGAAGTGGCGCAGACTATCACGAACCAAGAGCTGGAGAAGTATATGACATTGGCCCATTAGTTTTGGAAATAATAAATCCAGAAAAATTAACTGGAGATGTTCACGAAGGTTCTGTTTCGATGAGAGTTCAATACGGAGAGGTTTCTTTCCTTTTCACCGGTGATGCTGAAAGACAAACAGAAGAAGCCATGCTCAAGCGTGGTCATCATTTAGATGCAGACATTTTAAAACTTGGACATCATGGTTCAAACACATCCACCACATCCGCATTTTTACAGGCAGTAAACCCGAAAGTAGCGATATATTCTGCCGGCGTTGGAAATAATTACGGCCACCCACATGATGAAGTATTAACGCGGGTAATGGATGCAGGTGTTGATTTGTACGGTACCGACATACACGGTACGATTGTTATTACGACCAATGGCGATACTTTTGATGTGCAGACTAAAATGGATGGAACGATTTCACCAACTTCTAGTGGAGAAACAGCTTCAAAGCCTGAAGTTAAAAAGGAAGACCCTGAAACTGCAACACCTAGTGATTGCATCAATATTAATACAGCAAGCTTCGATAGCTTACAAGAGATCAAGCATATTGGGCCTGCTCGGGCAGAAGAGCTTATTTCTAAACGACCGTTTCAAAGCATCGATAGCTTATCTTCTATCTCAGGGATTGGTGCAGGAAGACTAGCTGATATTAAAAATCAAAACTTAGCTTGTGTGAGGTGA